TGGTGGGAAAAAATGCAATTATTCCAATATTTGGACGTAAAGTGAGTATACAGATGCATCATTCGGTGGATAAAGAGTTTGGTACTGGTGCTGTTATGGTATGCAGCTATGGAGATCAAAACGATGTGGCATTGTTTCGCGAGCTTGATCTAGAAGAGATTGTATCGATAGGGCTTGATGGACGGATGACGAAAGTTGCTGGCGCATATGCTAATTTGCGTCCAAAACAAGCACGTAAAAAAATAACTACAGATTTAGAGGCTGCAGGACTTGTTGAAAAAATCGAGAGTATAACGCACCGTACTCCAGTATCTGAACGGAGCAAAAATCCTATTGAGATAATTCCAATGGAAGAATATTATCTAAAACAAATGGACACAGTAAAACATGTACGCGAATTGGCTAAAGATATTACATTTTACCCAAAGATGCACAAACAAATTCTACTCAATTGGCTTGATTCTATATCGATAGATTGGCCCATATCTCGTAGGCGTTATTATGGTACAGAGATTCCAGTATGGACTTGTAAAAAATGCTCTAAACAATACGTTCCAAAACCTGGCAAATACTATTGTCCTTGGAAAGATGCATGCCCAATAGAAAAATGTACAAAATGTGGTGCTAGCGATTTTCACGGTGAAGAGAGGACATTTGATACGTGGATGGATTCAAGCGTCTCACCTCTATTCATATCCAAATACGGCAAAGATGATGATTTTTTTAAAAAAACATATCCTGCATCAATACGACCACAAGCAAAAGACATAGTACGAACATGGCTTTATTACACAATACTCCGATGTGATCAGCTTGTAGAAAAATCCCCATGGTCTGAAGCATGGATAATGGGATATGGTCTTGATGAAAAAGGAATGAAGATGAGCAAGAGTAAAGGAAATGCAATCGATCCATTACCTCTAATCGAAAAGCTCGGTGCTGATGTGTTTAGATTTTGGAGTGCTAGTGAAGTAACACATGGTTATGATTTTAGATGTAACGAGGTAAAGATACAAGCAGCAAAAAAATTCCTCAGCAAACTGTGGAATATATCGAGATTCATATCTAGTTTTCCAACTATAAAACAGACCGATCTGATACCAACAGACAAGTGGATCTTGGGCGAGCTTGATAAATTGGTAAAAGAATGTGATGCTGGATACAAAAAATACAATTTTTTCATACCCGCTGTGGCAATAAGGGAATTTACATGGAATCTGTTTGCGGCTCATTATATCGAGATGGTGAAATCTCGAGCATATGGGGACAATGTATCTGAAAAACAAAAAAATTCTGCGATATTTACACTACATAAAGTACTATCGACAGTATTGAAACTTTTAGCTCCAATAACGCCGTTCATATCAGATAAACTTTGGAGACTATTATATTCTGACTCTAGTATACATGCAGAACAACAGGTAGAATGCACAACAATAGAATATAATACATCACTACGAAAAGCAATAATGGATTTCAACTCTGATGTGTGGGTAAAAAAGAAGGATGCTGGACTCTCACTAAAAGATGTAATACAAATACAAATACCAGATGATCTAAAAGAATTTGAATCCGATCTTGTGTCAATGCACAACCTTGTTAAATGAAAACTATGAGGGGTTTTATCAGGTTAATACGTAGATTGTTTAGAGCTCATACTCCAGTACAGGGACGGATCTTAACAGTTTTTCCAAGTTATAAATGCGTATTTTAATCTCATCGACTGGAGTATGAATCTTGAACATGTTTAATTTAAATAATGTATAAGAAGTGTAGAATATGCTTGATAAGACAAGAAAT
This genomic interval from Cenarchaeum symbiont of Oopsacas minuta contains the following:
- a CDS encoding valine--tRNA ligase, producing the protein MSENNPTTEHPSPKIKAKVWDPAIEVEILKEWEESHVYDFEPKSENYTIDTPPPYPSGRPWHIGAAAHYAQIDMIARTARMAGKNVYFPIGIDRNGLPVEMYTEKKHNIRMRETDRGEFLELCRASLDDLESEMIQIMKSLGLSGDIKGHYRTDSKEYRILTQSTFIKLWERKLVYLANRPNNYDWISGTTIADAEITYEDLPTNLVSMKFQIEGEADPIIIASTRPELLCACRLIIVSKDDPRYKSMVGKNAIIPIFGRKVSIQMHHSVDKEFGTGAVMVCSYGDQNDVALFRELDLEEIVSIGLDGRMTKVAGAYANLRPKQARKKITTDLEAAGLVEKIESITHRTPVSERSKNPIEIIPMEEYYLKQMDTVKHVRELAKDITFYPKMHKQILLNWLDSISIDWPISRRRYYGTEIPVWTCKKCSKQYVPKPGKYYCPWKDACPIEKCTKCGASDFHGEERTFDTWMDSSVSPLFISKYGKDDDFFKKTYPASIRPQAKDIVRTWLYYTILRCDQLVEKSPWSEAWIMGYGLDEKGMKMSKSKGNAIDPLPLIEKLGADVFRFWSASEVTHGYDFRCNEVKIQAAKKFLSKLWNISRFISSFPTIKQTDLIPTDKWILGELDKLVKECDAGYKKYNFFIPAVAIREFTWNLFAAHYIEMVKSRAYGDNVSEKQKNSAIFTLHKVLSTVLKLLAPITPFISDKLWRLLYSDSSIHAEQQVECTTIEYNTSLRKAIMDFNSDVWVKKKDAGLSLKDVIQIQIPDDLKEFESDLVSMHNLVK